The DNA window AGACGTTATGGAGATGGTGGAACTGCTGATTTCCAGTGGCAGGAACATTACAAACAGCAGCATCAACCTCAACGCCAGCTCCATCGCCAAGAGCTGTGTGGCCAACCTGAACAAAACTTATGCCATCTCTTCCTCACTTATCAGCTTCTACATCCCAGTGGTGATCATGATCGCCACCTACACTCGCATCTACAGGATTGCTCAGACCCAAATCCGCAGGATCACTTCTTTGGAGAGGGCGGCGGAGCAGGCGCAGAACCAAGGCCTCGGAGTGAACAggaaccagcagcagcagcatcacaggCCCAACGATGAAGCCTCATTGAAGTCATCCTTTAAGAAAGAAACTAAAGTCCTGAAGACGCTCTCCATCATCATGGGGGTGTTTGTCTTCTGCTGGCTGCCGTTCTTCGTCCTCAACTGCACTGTCCCGTTCTGTGACCCGCCCTGCGTCAGCGACACCACCTTCACCGTCTTCGTGTGGTTCGGTTGGGCCAACTCCTCCCTCAACCCGGTCATCTACGCATTCAATGCTGACTTCCGCCGAGCTTTCTCCACCATTTTGGGTTGCAACCAGATCTGCACGAACAACACGGTGGAGGCTGTGAACTTCAGCGATGAGCTCGTTTCGTACCACCATGACACAACGCTCCACAAGGAGCAGCTGGTCCCTGCGCAGCCACAGCAGCTTGCCCGCACTATTGACGTTGGGTCTGACCACATGGATGATATGAGCGCCCAGTTCGATGAGGAGTCGATCATCTCCAATGGCTCCAGGGGCcacaacaggctgctgctgcttccagctaaTGTCCAGTTGGAGGACGACCCAGAACTGTCTTTAGAAACAATCACACCGTTCACCTCAGCTGCAGGACTAGAGAGTGAAGCTCTTATACCAGGACAAGTCCACCAGGATGGATAGGACAGGAACGGCATTGACGTGATCCCAttaatgtttgctgtttttatatttaaaataatggagGACATTAAAGGCTTCATAACCCTTCTGCTTTCTAAGACACAGAGCAGCCTTATGTTCTTTAGAGAAAAGAAGCCTTATGGCCTTAGGTTCAGATAAAATGCCAACATCAGGATTGTGAcagttggatgtttttttttatttttattttttaaatgtttgaacttgTTTAAATGGAAGCAGATTTGTTAAGTTAGTACAGGTTATTGACATTAAATGGTTGGGCattaaattatgatttttttttaaaaaagtcaaatgtgttttttcttaaagtgagccatttaatattttaatcattACTTTTGTTAATGTGAAATATAGCTTCTCTTATTTTCATGACAAAagttgttttaatgaattaagGTGAAGTTTGAGTTGCATTTGTAATTTGGGGAGACATCCAGCTACTTTGTGCCAGGCTCTGCGTCCTCTAGAGGTGTCTGAAGGTGGAGTTATGTGTGTGGAACAGGCTGATTAGTTGTTCATGtgtaaatagaaaataaaattgaaCAGAGCTGTCAAACTAGAGTTTATGTATGTggaaaaattaattaaaaagagaaaaccaCAAATTTGTCGCTAATACTTAAAAGGACTTGGCTCCTCTCTGCTTTATAATCGAAATTGCCAATATGTCAAATTATGGATGACTATTCATCAGGCTCTCTGCTTTCCAGATGGAAGGTCGTTCAATCTGCTGATTACATTAAATGTTCTGAAACTTTTCGCAGGGTCATCCAGGGTTTACAGGTTTTATTCACTTTGATTTGTAATCCATTAAGagatggcagcagcagcagcagcagcgaatcagaatcagaatcaaaatcagctttattggccaggtatgctaacacacacaaggaatttgacttgttGATCTGTGGTCACTATGcacaaaaagtacaacattaaatacaactacaaacacaaaataagcaaagactgaTATGTACAATGAATGAAGACAATAATTCAACTCATACTTCATAAACATCATGTCTCTTGGCGCAAATGTTTCAATTGGGTATTATATGATTTCTCATGTTTTAAACCTTAGTTTAATAGAAATCTACCCAAAAAACGACGGTGACTGAATCTTAACTGTAGCCCCTTTTACACAGACTGTTTAAACTGGGAGTGTTCAGTGAAGTTATCTTCCAGCATTGTTGTGAATTCTCTTTACAAAGAGCTTGTAGCCAATGgattgggatgttttttttttttaattgcgtCAGCTCGTGCGCATTGTTGGTGGCTTCTGTAACCGCAGTAATGAAGGCGTGTGTCAGCGTTTTATACTGGTGTATTGGTCGCATTGGtctataagacgcagccaacttttaagataaaaaaataagtatttaaagtgtgtcttatacaccggatttcaTGGTACTGTTGATTTTTGACATGAACAATGTGTAAAGAAGTCTGTTACAGCAGCATATTGTTAATTAATCTCCTTGTCAGCAACACATACCTTTATATAAATAATCAATCAACTTCCCGGTGGTCTGGTTTTCTGTTTGTAGGTTAAAGATCCATCATTTCTAACACCAGTCTGTTTCATTAGCAGCTAAAGTAAAATCTGTGGCAACAATAAGTGGAAAGCAggtttcttctcctctttcatcaTGGTTTAGAAGTGAAACACATTGATATTTGTGGGGTTTGAGAAATGTCACCTTGTTTTTATCCTTTGaatatcaatgtttttgtttttttttaagttttccatCAGTTGGaggtttaggtttggaaaatgttttcaaaaaagaaGTTGGAAAATGTTACGCCATCAAGGAATCGTGACGTGTGTGCTGACATCTTGAGCTGTTGATGttatttggagccagagtctgatGGCTGATGGTGCTGCGATAGACCCCTGCACCCCTTACGGCTAAACcaaaacacatatttaactCACAGACAACAAAGCTAGGACTCGTAAGGTCGACACAGCCTTGTGCAAAGTTGAACGACTGGGTTTGTAGAGTGTTAGTTACATTTGCTCTCGCTGTTCCTCATCGGTTATTCTCACACGGCAATGCATTAGCCACATTGGTCAAAGGCGCTGTCATTCATGATGTTACGAACCTTTTATATTATCATTTTTGCTCAATGAAATAGCTGATTATGACTAAACGTCTAATAAAAAAGTGACGTTTTCCCGATGTATTTGAAAGATTGTGGTGTTTATTACTGTAATCATAATTTAAGTCAACTGCAGTAAGCAGTCATTTGGCTGAAATGTGGAGTCCTTTTAGAAATGGAAAGATGTTAGTAATTAAAGTTGGTTTGTGCAGGATATCAAGTTGTTAATAAAAACTAAATCCAAAGGGAAAGTGGTTACTACTGTAATAAGGTTGAAATAGTTCAGTCTATTGAGACTCTGGTCCATTATCAGCAACTCCCCACCTCACACACAACCCTTagggtttattttttaaagtctttttttattaggCTGTAGAAAATTAAAGTCATTAATAAGGAATTCATGTGAAAGCAGAAGGCAATAAAAGCTGATAAGCTGGTGATATTTTAGTAAATCATCGGTCCGCTTAGAATAACACAGCGAACCAGAGGAAATAGCTGAAAATAGCTGCCACAGAAGCTTCTATGAGTGACGTACTATTTAGTGGAATATGAGGCCACATTTGAGAGCTTTGACTTCAGAAAGTTACTGTTCTATGAGGGGAAAGACATTCTAGCTCATCACACAGAGGCAGCGAGTTTTGTTCCTGCGGAGCTCGTGAGGGCCACAGGGGAGTTCAGGAAGTCTGGTCAGGTAATCTCTGAATCATCGATGAACGACCTGCCTCCCCCCTGTAGATACTCTCTGCATATTTTGTGCCATTGTTCTCAGAAACCTGCCATCTTCTTTCACAGCTCAAAATAAACGTGAAATGACTTGAGCGAAATGAGTTTGCTAAATTCTAACCATGTAACAGAAAAACTGTTCCTGCGTAATCAGTTTTGGCTAAATGGTCTGAGACTAATTTGAGTTAATGGTGCAAAGAAAAGTTGTCACTTACTGTAGGGAAAAGAGACCCTGTGAACAAATGTTTTACTGTAGTAGAAGTTGTTTACATGAGAGGCATTTTTATCATCATTCTATTTTTTGGCTTTTCCTTTATTGATTCGACAGGAAGAGTGACCAGAGATATGAGGAAGGGACAGGGCGGGTGACATGCAGTGGCAGCAAGGGTTGGAGTCGTCCTCTCACATACATCGGACTGTGGCTAAATTGATAGAGTCGTTGTTtcttaaccggaaggtcagggttcgatgtccggctcctgcagccacatgcgGTCAAGAAGTTGCTCTGCGTTTCAATTTGTATGAATAGGATTAGCTACTTCTGACGGGTACCTTACATAGCAGGCTCTgccatcattgtgtgaatgggtaggtgtaaCCTATgttgtaaaagcactttgagtagtcagacgaCTATAGAAAGtctctatacaagctcaagtccattttccatTACTGTTCCCCCTGTACATAGGGACTGGCTCCAactttggagaaaaaaacagagcctCCATTTAATCCTTTCCtcttgcaattttttttaacatatttaagtGATACAACTGGCCACACAATTCAAACATTGTATTCTTTTTTGCCATGGAGTTGAAAAGTCTCTAGGTTGAAAGTAAAAGCTTCACTATTGATGATAATCCTAAAGTTACACTTATATTTAAGAATATATCAAAGCATGTGGAGAATATTTTTTTGCCCACTTAATCCTTATTTTCAGCAGCTCAAAGAACATTGTGTTACTACCTTGAAATAGAATGGTTTATTCTATGACTGGGTTGGTTATTTCAGCATGGAATTTGAACTAATTTAACAGAAGACTGCTAGACAATAACCCTTAACTTTACTTTGCCTTGAACAAGCAGTTTCACCTCTCTATGGGACAAAACACGAGTGACTTCAGGCTTAGCGGGTTTAATGATAAAATTGACTTTTGAGTCTTAAATAGTGAATATAGTTCTTAgataattcaaataaaacctCTCAGGGATCTAATGACATGGCACTAAACCTTTTAGAAATGCTGTcctgtaaaataacaacaaaatgatGGATTCTTGTTTTGCTTGTGTTGGCTTCACTTGGTTCAGTATTATCTTTGTCTATTCCagtatctctctctgtgcctgCTCCTTTCATCTTCAGTCAGTGGTGCAGTTGAAACAGAGTGGAGGCACTTAGGGGCCACGGAGGGGCAAGACACCTTGAACCACCACAGGTGTCTCCGACATGCTCGGCTGTTTGCACTCAGAGTGCATTACTACAGTGTGTACGTGTTAGTGAACATGACTGAGAGAGATGAGCTTGGTATGTTTAGGCTGCGGCCTTCAAAGAGTGGAAGCCTTTTATTTAAGCTGGAAACTTTTCCATTAACTAAGTAGATTCTGCCTACATGAAAAGTGTTGAGGTCTAGGTGGTGCATGTAAGCTTTCACTCAGGACACACGTTACAGACTgaagttttcaaaataaaacaccttcCATAAGGACTTTGTAAATAGAATGAAACAGCCTTGATTGAATGTGGAGGCCTCAACATGTCCTATAATGGAAGATTTATTATTTCTATAAAGAAAAACTGTGTACAAATGGCTTGatttgcaaaaaaagaagaaaattgaatgaaaaacaaatctaaaaaggacaggtagtgtacAGAGAAAGCAATCCTGTACCATTCCTCTATCTCTCTGACAGATTTGTCATGTGTctatttattaaaaacatatGAACCATTATGTACTAGAGAGTCAGACCTTACTGCTCACACAGGCTTAAAGacaaatgttttatgttcaCCTTAAGCTGTGTGTTggcttatttttttataaagaaacaaGAATTATAACCGGATAACTGTACAGAACACCGTTGAAGGCTAAATGAGATGCATGAACGATActtaacacaaaataacaaaccaAAGGTTCCCCCAGATTTAACAAAGTAGAGATGCCGCTGCAGCGTCTTCCTGCAGCCGCGATGATGGAAAATTACAAATCCATTGTGCTTTAAATTGGTTTATTCAACTTATAAAACTCCAAGATAGTTAAAAGTAATATGCACCTTGTGTCAATAATCTAAATAACAccaaagtactttgagtttgaGGTACCATGTACGATTTAAGCATACTCATGCAGCTTATCAGACTGGCAAACCACATTACCAAAGCCAGCAGAGCACTATTTTGGAGCCGCAGACCTGTGGATTAAACTCATACACACAGGATCTGTATGAAACAGAGAAAGGAACTAAACTGGAAACCCTTAAAAGTAGAAATGCTGTTGCATTACAGTAACTGGGGATCATTGGATCATGTCAGTGAGCCCTTTAGTGCATGCACGCCTGCAtatttctctgtgtgtataACATTGTTaattttttccaaaaatgtaaaataattacTGCATTTCACAGAATAAGCACTTTGAAGCTGTCTCCTTCCTCCATGTTATGGTTTCAGAACACACTGGTGTAACAGTGCAGCACttatttaaatgatgaatcTGAATGTCAAGGTCAGGACATTTCTGTGCGTGCCTTGGATTCCCAAATCCAGACATTGTTAATATGGACTTAAAAACAGTGTTGAAAGGCcaaataatggaattttaagCATgctaaaaatgtgatttttcacgaTTAACTATTGCAATTCAGTGAttaatcaatatttttaaagaaagtgtTTGACAGTAGTAGTGTAAAGCGTCATTCATACATGAacgacaaacaacacaaacaaaccaggGGAAGCAGGAAAAAAGCTGAACATCTTGTTTTACAAGATTTATTTGACAACGTGGCAAAGTGCACTCCGGAAGGCACATACATCAAAAATAATGATCTATTAGGGAGCAGGTGTATGTGCAGATGACAGGTCAGGTAGGGATCAGTGGGAGTGAGAACAAATTGCAGACAGGAGGGGATGTGCTAGTGTTTTCAAACTCTTTCAGTCACAGGGGCTGGTATTGCATAGCTCCTAGAGCATCAATTCTCTTTGATTTCTGGGTACAGGATGACAATAAAGTAACTAAAGTTCAGCATAGATCAAAAGTCCAACCTGTAAAACAGAAAGCCCTTTAGAACAAGGGTGGTAGTCTCTTCACCCTCCTTAAAAGACTTGGTTTCAAGTGTTCTTTACACCATGGAACTCCTCAAAAAATCATTGGGGATAGTATCCTCTATGTTGCCAATGTTTGGAGAAATAATGGCATCACATAACTGAAGACCATCTTCACTGACAGTCTGATCTTGGGGCTTGAAATAAAGGTCAACCTAATGGACCCACACAGTAGTTGAGCAGGTTCTTGATAAGCTGGTGAAATTGGTTTTCCCTCCATCTGAAAAAGGAGGGCAAACAGACCTTGGTGTTGATTGatgtacatcttttttttctggcgTTCAACTTTCCTCAAAAATGTCAAAGGCTGCACCCTGATTTTCTCTGTTACAGGAAATagaattttagacttttttctctctgtctgaaaTGAAACCTGTTTCACATCCCTCCATGTCTTCAGCCTTTaattatttctatttctatttgcACCAGAGAATGACCTTCTCGTTGAAAGTCAATGTGTGCTCAGACTGTCTCTATATCTGTCTGTGAACTGGACAGAAAACTAAATGGCATGACTGTAACTGTATCATGAGTGCTATTGTTCTAAAAGCTAAGTGTTATTTTAAGACGCATTCACTCACATCACTACATAGAAAGCAATTGCTGCAGAAACACCTTTTGAAGAGAGCAGGAAGTAAAAGGTAATCAGGTTACCACTGTACACACACGGTTTGTCACATGCTCTATTATAACATGCAATACTATCACATTCAAGTGGCAAAAGCTTTAGAAACCTGaggctttttattttgtattaattaCTGCTGTACTAAAAGCTGTTGCTTTGCCTGCACTTTGACAATGCTAAACCAAGTTTTTGAATAAACCAAGGaaggtttcttctttttttctacaaGCAAGCAACTCTCAACATAACAATTTGTTGTCCTAAAGTTGGATGTTTTGAGATTAAAGGCAGATTCATAGATGCAGAGGAGAGAATAAAGGAAGAGCAAGGATGTTGTTTTAAAGGGTTTATTGTACCGCAGACTGGGAAGAGGGTGACTCAGAGTTTGGGTTTAGTTTGGAGTGTAATTCCACCCAAACTGGAACtacaaaataatttattttaaattgacttAGTGTTAAAATGTGGTCTGAAGCAGAGAGAACAATGTAATATGTTGGGGGGAATTGGTAATGTAAGAAAGATAAAATGACTAATGTCCTAGGACCTGGTTTGTTCTGTAATCTAGATTGGATCGGTCTGGTTGCTATGGATGATGCATCAATGCAGAATTAATGACTTTAATATACTTCTGATGATatgcctgtgtgagtgtgaagctGCATGGATTATTGTAGAACCAAAATGGACCTCTTTTCCTGTTTCGATTAGAAAGAGTTGATCTGAATGGTAGACGGCTTAATCTTTTTGATAAAGTAGACATTTTTGATTAAATGAATGATAGTATTGATATGCAGATGGAGAAATAATATCTTGCACTAAAACAGTTCCAACCAGATGGATGGGCTGAAAGACAATCGGGAAGAGACTGTGGAAGATTGCTTCAGAAGGCATTAGAGATTTCTCCGCTGTTGAATTTGTTGAGCATTGTAGCTGGAAATGTTTTAAGATATATGAGATACAGATTAGATTCTAGTGCAAAGTGTCTGAATGattggaaagagaaaaaagcaCGAGTCAGCAAAGCTGCTGTGATAACTGGTATTTTGGGCCGCCCTGGGGATGAACTAGTGCTGAGAAGAGATTAATGTAAGCCTGCACAGAAACTGATCATAGTTGGCATGAGATCTCTTTGCCTTTGATGTTTTAGGAGAAGATGAGTATGGCTTTGCTTGTCCATTCATGCCCCAAAAGAATGTCAGCTTGGACAACTTGTGAAGGGTAGATGAAGGAAGATGTATTCTTCttagatttgtttgtttgtcgctGATCTGAGAGATGTAAAAGATTGTGGCTGTTGTGTTGGACCTCACATGAATCGTAGCTTTCTAGCAATGAAGATGAGATGGTTTAAATGATggtgatgaaatgaaaacacacttacaGTGGGCAGGCAGGCCATCAGGGgaggtgatttatttaaaaaaatctattatttGTAACATTCAAATACAGACGTGTGCAATTGAGAGTTTTCTAAGTCGTCATGCCTCTTAAGAACACCAACCTGTTGACATATATTAagctttttttgcttttttgcgGCAGAGATACTGCAACAGAGTTACTCCTCCCTGATGTGTTCTCTTCATAAAGACGGAAATTAGTATAGAAAATAACTTTGTGTGCATACAGAGCCCAAACTGAGCAGGTTAGAATATAGTTAACAAGATCTGcactaaaaaattaaaatgaggagAACTTGGCCCAGTGATGGAGCCAACACTGTAGGTCATCAAATTGGAGAATGTTAAATTAAAGATGTGTTTTCAATAGTGATATGACATTTTGAGTCCAATATGTCCATTTCACATTTTTGACCAGAACATTTTATTCAACTCTATGATTGGTGCACTAATAACCGCACCAAAGATACACAATGTTCTATGTTATTCTgaatggattttcttttttaaatacaagaaACTAACACGGCTTCATCAATTAGAGACCACTCTACACTTTGATCCCCCACCCCTGCAAGATTGTACAGATTGTGCAGTAACACTTTGAGGTTGAGAGTATTAACACTCAGATAATAGTTGTACAATCATGCTTCCATTTTAAGCCCTTCATTATCAGAATAATACTTGctctgttaaacacacacacacgcacacacgcacgcacacacacacacacacacgcacacacacacacaaacactccctTGTTTGTTCTCATTAACATTTAGAGCCTTAAACACCTGCTGCTGTCTGCATCAGGCTCTGACCAGAAATTAATTGATCAGGTCACTTCCCTGCATGTTaaccttctgtctgtctgcatcctcTTTATCTCAATTCTGTTCGGATAGtgatttcactttgtttttggaGAAGTGTTGTTTAAAACTAGAGAGAGTAGCAAGGGGTGGACAATCGTGGTTACCCTTCTAAATGACTCATGTTATCCTGATTCTGATaatcagaaaaacacaattgttCTCAAAAGAATGAACAAATAGGATAATCACAATGGTGCCCTTCAGAGGCTG is part of the Labrus bergylta chromosome 10, fLabBer1.1, whole genome shotgun sequence genome and encodes:
- the LOC109976964 gene encoding D(1)-like dopamine receptor, which encodes MENYTTWNNFTQVLSELDGAGGEEEEDDDDGGAGGGSGGLRVLIGCVLFLLIVSTLLGNTLVCAAVVRFRHLRSKVTNFFVISLAVSDLFVAVLVMPWEAITEVTGTWLFGRFCGVWIAFDIMCSTASILNLCIISVDRYWAIASPFKYERKMTHRVAFVMIGVAWTLSILISFIPVQLNWHQAGEEDDKDVMEMVELLISSGRNITNSSINLNASSIAKSCVANLNKTYAISSSLISFYIPVVIMIATYTRIYRIAQTQIRRITSLERAAEQAQNQGLGVNRNQQQQHHRPNDEASLKSSFKKETKVLKTLSIIMGVFVFCWLPFFVLNCTVPFCDPPCVSDTTFTVFVWFGWANSSLNPVIYAFNADFRRAFSTILGCNQICTNNTVEAVNFSDELVSYHHDTTLHKEQLVPAQPQQLARTIDVGSDHMDDMSAQFDEESIISNGSRGHNRLLLLPANVQLEDDPELSLETITPFTSAAGLESEALIPGQVHQDG